A region of Leptidea sinapis chromosome 4, ilLepSina1.1, whole genome shotgun sequence DNA encodes the following proteins:
- the LOC126979915 gene encoding tribbles homolog 2-like isoform X2, with protein sequence MDPGSPTVMWPLRMSKPDVTGPVAPGGEDTKADERSQSPSLAERLSAAPSPTSPAPASPSPPQHQFQASLVAEKYLLLEQVEGSSLCRCVDVRTQEEYVCKVVSRDCSSLLQAHYRLDGHPHVNPIHEVLVGDKRVYLIFPRSHSDLHSYVRARKRLREHEARRLFRQMAETVAACHEQGIVLRDLKLRKFVFADPQR encoded by the exons ATGGATCCCGGATCGCCTACCGTGATGTGGCCGCTGCGGATGAGCAAGCCTGATGTGACAGGTCCGGTTGCTCCTGGGGGCGAAGACACGAAGGCTGACGAGAGGTCGCAGTCGCCATCCCTGGCGGAGCGACTGTCGGCAGCACCCTCGCCCACTAGCCCAGCGCCAGCCAGCCCCAGTCCTCCGCAACACCAGTTCCAAGCCTCTCTGGTCGCTGAGAAGTACCTCCTCCTAGAACAAGTCGAGGGTTCGTCGCTCTGTCGATGTGTGGATGTGCGCACACAAGAGGAATACGTTTGCAAA GTAGTATCAAGGGACTGTAGTAGCTTATTACAAGCCCACTACCGCCTCGACGGACATCCACATGTCAATCCCATCCACGAAGTTCTGGTTGGAGACAAACGAGTCTACCTAATATTCCCTCGCTCGCACTCAGATCTACATTCGTATGTCAGAGCGAGAAAGAGGTTACGAGAACATGAAGCTAGGAGACTCTTTAGGCAAATGGCGGAAACTGTAGCAGCGTGTCACGAACAAGGAATCGTGTTACGGGATCTCAAATTGCGGAAATTCGTCTTTGCCGACCCTCAAAGGTAA